From one Anopheles bellator chromosome 1, idAnoBellAS_SP24_06.2, whole genome shotgun sequence genomic stretch:
- the LOC131213155 gene encoding chitin deacetylase 1 has translation MVKTLALAGILVALLVASATAEVRIKRQAEETTKKEESFEKELCKDKDAGEWFRLVAGEGDNCRDVIQCTSSGLQAIRCPAGLYFDIEKQTCDWKDAVKNCKFKNKERKVKPLLITDEPLCQDGFLACGDGNCIERGLFCNGEKDCTDGSDENSCDIESDPNRAPPCDPTVCVLPDCFCSEDGTTIPGDLPAKDVPMMITITFDDAINNNNIDLYKEIFNGKRKNPNGCDIKATYFVSHKYTNYSAVQETHRKGHEIAVHSITHNDEERFWSNATVDDWAKEMAGMRIIIEKYANITDNSVVGVRAPYLRVGGNNQFTMMEEQAFLYDSTITAPLSNPPLWPYTMYFRMPHRCHGNLQSCPTRSHAVWEMVMNELDRREDPTNDEYLPGCAMVDSCSNILTGDQFYNFLNHNFDRHYDQNRAPLGLYFHAAWLKNNPEFLDAFLYWIDEVLSNHNDVYFVTMTQVIQWIQNPRTVSEVKNFEPWREKCVVDGQPACWVPHSCKLTSKEVPGETINLQTCVRCPNNYPWVNDPTGDGFF, from the exons ATGGTGAAGACTCTGGCCTTAGCTGGCATTCTGGTGGCGCTGCTCGTGGCGTCAG CCACGGCCGAGGTGCGAATCAAGCGACAGGCGGAAGAGACCACCAAGAAGGAAGAGTCATTCGAGAAAGAGCTTTGCAAAGACAAAGACGCCGGAGAATGGTTCCGGTTGGTGGCGGGCGAAGGCGACAACTGCCGTGACGTGATCCAGTGTACCTCATCG GGCCTGCAAGCGATCCGGTGTCCTGCCGGGCTGTACTTTGACATCGAGAAGCAGACGTGCGACTGGAAGGACGCGGTCAAGAACTGTAAATTCAAGAACAAGGAGCGCAAGGTGAAACCCCTGCTGATCACCGACGAGCCACTCTGCCAGGACGGCTTCCTGGCGTGCGGCGACGGCAACTGCATCGAGCGCGGTCTCTTCTGTAACGGCGAGAAGGACTGCACCGACGGCTCGGACGAGAACTCCTGCG ATATCGAAAGCGACCCGAACCGTGCGCCGCCGTGCGATCCGACGGTGTGCGTCCTGCCGGACTGCTTCTGCTCGGAGGACGGCACGACGATCCCGGGTGACCTGCCGGCCAAGGatgtgccgatgatgatcacCATCACGTTCGACGAcgcgatcaacaacaacaacatcgaccTGTACAAGGAGATCTTCAACGGGAAGCGGAAGAACCCGAACGGGTGCGACATCAAGGCGACGTACTTTGTGTCGCACAAGTACACCAACTACTCGGCCGTCCAGGAGACGCACCGCAAGGGCCACGAGATCGCGGTCCACTCGATCAC GCACAACGATGAGGAGCGCTTCTGGTCGAACGCGACCGTGGACGACTGGGCGAAGGAGATGGCCGGCATGCGGATCATCATCGAGAAGTACGCCAACATCACGGACAACTCGGTGGTCGGCGTCCGGGCACCGTACCTGCGGGTCGGTGGCAACAACCAGTTCACCATGATGGAGGAGCAGGCATTCCTGTACGATTCGACCATCACGGCACCGCTCTCGAACCCACCGCTCTGGCCGTACACGATGTACTTCCGGATGCCGCACCGATGCCACGGCAACCTGCAGAGCTGCCCGACCCGTTCGCACGCCGTCTGGGAGATGGTGATGAACGAGCTGGACCGCCGGGAGGACCCGACCAACGACGAGTACCTGCCGGGCTGCGCCATGGTCGACTCGTGCTCCAACATCCTGACCGGCGATCAGTTCTACAACTTCCTGAACCACAACTTTGACCGGCACTACGACCAGAACCGGGCGCCGCTCGGGCTCTACTTCCACGCCGCCTGGCTGAAGAACAACCCGGAGTTCCTGGACGCGTTCCTGTACTGGATCGACGAGGTGCTGTCCAACCACAACGACGTGTACTTCGTCACCATGACCCAGGTGATCCAGTGGATCCAGAACCCGCGGACGGTGTCGGAGGTGAAGAACTTCGAGCCGTGGAGGGAGAAGTGCGTCGTCGATGGCCAGCCGGCCTGCTGGGTGCCGCACTCGTGCAAGCTCACCTCCAAGGAGGTCCCCGGCGAGACGATCAACCTGCAGACGTGCGTCCGCTGCCCCAACAACTACCCGTGGGTGAACGATCCGACCGGCGACGGGTTCTTCTAA